One window of Candidatus Nitrospira kreftii genomic DNA carries:
- a CDS encoding hypothetical protein (conserved membrane protein of unknown function) — MFKPNQPMHAGRSTVGEEKDLESAVMSGRFNRPSANRAQPPERKRPHLRPVWIVLILLVPCVALTLYYSQIAAPDLQETGSFLPTTSYALVLLLVNLDLIGLVVLVLLLSRNLIKAYFERRHRLVGSGFRTKLIAAFIGFSLIPTVLLALLASGLVNKAVDVWFSEHIEKVMKDSYEVARLQHAGHVSLAVNSARAISQELFREDMLIPEQRDLLIAAMARKRMEYGVAGIEVFSNKMETLTKALDADIPLGVLELPISQLVLQVINGKQEFTSVQEAQTGRLVRAAIPVASGNRRGELEGVVVVETYVPESLLTKMEGIGRQYAEYKQIKAMKNPIKAGAYLFVAVVTVLILFSATWFGFYVARGITVPIQRLAEATEAVAQGDLSVQIDAKATDEIGTLIESFNRMTQDLQGSKSKLEEANLTLRNTNVELDRRRAYIETVVDTIAAGLLSIDRHGIVTTFNPSAERILSLAADRFRGKPANEVFKEFGLDLFQTAYDRMLADERDDLDLEGQVDIQGKLITIGLKGSRMRDEANKDLGFVLVFEDLTELIKAQKVAAWQEVARRVAHEIKNPLTPIQLSAQRLRKKFFEKSPDLDRVFDDATNVIINEVSSLKEMLDEFSKFARLPAPQMTRQSLHDVVREVATLYREAQKDLELILDLDDDLPSLNFDREQLRRVFVNLFDNAVQAMNQKGRLWVATKYDTKRRRAMVTVADEGPGIAPEDQERLFVPYFTRKKTGTGLGLAIVRRIITDHEGQIQAGNNQPRGAVFTFDLPV, encoded by the coding sequence ATGTTTAAGCCGAATCAGCCTATGCACGCGGGAAGATCGACTGTAGGCGAAGAGAAGGATCTTGAGTCGGCCGTGATGAGTGGTAGGTTCAACAGGCCTTCGGCTAACCGGGCTCAGCCGCCCGAGCGAAAAAGACCTCATCTTCGCCCCGTCTGGATTGTCCTCATTCTCCTGGTCCCTTGCGTTGCCCTTACGCTGTATTACTCACAGATTGCTGCGCCTGATTTGCAGGAGACCGGCTCCTTCTTGCCTACGACCAGTTACGCCCTGGTGCTTCTCTTGGTCAATTTGGACCTCATTGGTCTCGTTGTGTTGGTTCTCTTGTTGTCCAGAAATCTGATTAAGGCGTATTTTGAACGTCGACATCGGCTCGTCGGGTCAGGATTTCGTACGAAGCTCATCGCCGCTTTTATCGGGTTCTCGTTGATTCCTACCGTCTTGCTGGCGTTGCTCGCGAGCGGGTTGGTGAACAAGGCCGTGGATGTCTGGTTCAGTGAGCACATCGAGAAGGTGATGAAAGACTCCTATGAGGTGGCGCGCTTGCAGCATGCGGGGCATGTCTCGCTGGCGGTGAACAGTGCACGCGCGATCTCGCAGGAATTGTTTCGCGAAGATATGCTTATTCCGGAACAGCGCGATCTCTTGATTGCCGCGATGGCTCGGAAACGGATGGAATATGGAGTTGCCGGGATTGAAGTGTTTTCGAACAAGATGGAAACCTTGACAAAAGCGCTTGATGCCGACATTCCTCTCGGTGTGTTGGAACTGCCGATCAGTCAATTGGTGCTCCAAGTGATCAATGGGAAGCAAGAGTTCACTTCTGTCCAGGAGGCACAGACCGGCAGATTAGTCCGTGCGGCGATCCCGGTAGCTTCCGGCAATCGGCGGGGTGAATTAGAGGGGGTCGTCGTGGTGGAAACCTACGTCCCCGAGTCCCTATTGACGAAAATGGAGGGGATCGGTCGGCAATATGCGGAGTATAAACAGATTAAGGCGATGAAGAATCCCATCAAAGCCGGGGCCTATTTGTTCGTTGCCGTGGTGACGGTGCTGATTCTGTTCAGTGCGACGTGGTTTGGGTTCTACGTGGCGCGCGGTATCACCGTTCCTATCCAACGGCTAGCGGAGGCTACGGAAGCGGTGGCCCAGGGCGATCTCTCCGTACAAATCGATGCGAAGGCGACCGATGAGATCGGAACGTTGATCGAGTCGTTCAATCGGATGACGCAGGATCTGCAGGGAAGTAAGTCTAAGCTGGAAGAAGCAAACCTCACGCTTCGAAATACGAACGTGGAGTTGGACCGACGGCGGGCCTACATCGAAACAGTTGTGGATACGATTGCCGCTGGGCTTTTGTCGATCGATCGTCATGGAATAGTCACCACGTTTAACCCATCGGCTGAACGTATTCTCAGTTTGGCGGCTGATCGGTTCAGGGGGAAGCCGGCCAATGAGGTGTTCAAGGAATTTGGCTTGGACCTATTTCAGACAGCCTATGATCGAATGTTGGCTGATGAGCGGGATGATCTCGACCTTGAAGGACAGGTGGACATTCAAGGAAAATTGATCACGATCGGCTTGAAAGGCTCTCGTATGCGAGATGAAGCCAACAAAGATTTGGGGTTTGTGTTGGTGTTTGAAGATCTGACGGAGTTGATTAAGGCGCAGAAGGTCGCGGCCTGGCAGGAAGTTGCGAGGCGCGTGGCACATGAAATCAAGAACCCACTGACGCCCATTCAGCTTTCGGCCCAGCGGTTACGCAAAAAGTTCTTCGAAAAGTCTCCGGATCTGGATCGGGTCTTTGACGATGCAACCAATGTGATCATCAACGAAGTGAGTAGCTTGAAGGAAATGTTGGATGAGTTCTCAAAATTTGCCCGTCTTCCCGCTCCGCAAATGACGCGACAATCGCTGCATGATGTGGTTCGAGAAGTGGCGACATTGTATCGAGAAGCGCAGAAGGATCTTGAACTTATTCTTGATCTGGATGACGACCTGCCGTCCCTCAACTTCGATCGTGAGCAACTGCGGCGCGTGTTTGTGAATCTTTTCGATAACGCGGTTCAGGCGATGAATCAAAAAGGGCGACTGTGGGTCGCTACAAAATACGATACGAAAAGACGGCGCGCCATGGTAACGGTTGCAGATGAGGGGCCTGGCATTGCGCCAGAAGATCAGGAACGCCTGTTTGTGCCCTATTTTACCCGGAAAAAAACAGGAACCGGATTGGGACTGGCGATCGTCCGCCGAATTATCACGGACCATGAAGGACAGATCCAAGCTGGGAATAATCAACCGAGGGGAGCTGTGTTTACGTTTGACTTACCGGTGTAG
- a CDS encoding hypothetical protein (conserved protein of unknown function), giving the protein MIDEEQGFVVRDRRGSAGGESAPATASTAKETTASAAASTESAHVAPVPPVTFSSFVISLGSSSLMLMGEQLDPQQSPMPVNLPQAKEIIDLLSVLEDKTKGNLTPDEQTVLRDMLYALRMKYVTLASPK; this is encoded by the coding sequence ATGATCGATGAGGAGCAGGGATTCGTCGTTCGTGACAGGCGAGGAAGTGCGGGGGGAGAGAGCGCTCCTGCGACGGCTTCAACCGCAAAAGAAACCACGGCTTCTGCTGCTGCATCAACCGAATCGGCTCATGTGGCTCCAGTACCTCCGGTTACCTTTTCTTCGTTTGTGATTTCACTCGGCTCGTCATCGCTCATGCTGATGGGGGAGCAACTGGACCCTCAACAATCGCCCATGCCTGTGAACCTGCCGCAAGCCAAAGAGATTATCGATCTGTTGTCTGTCTTGGAAGACAAGACGAAGGGTAATCTGACACCTGATGAGCAGACGGTTCTGCGTGATATGCTTTACGCGCTTCGTATGAAGTATGTCACGTTGGCCTCACCCAAATAA
- a CDS encoding Nucleoside triphosphate pyrophosphohydrolase — protein MSTQFTKVVELMATLRAQNGCPWDRKQTHESLKPYLLEEAYEVLETIDHGDKQKLREELGDVLLQVIFHSQIAAETASFTVEDVLDTLAKKLIRRHPHVFGHNGQADQASNSEQVLAQWEDIKRAEREAAGNTQSALEGVPKTLPALLRAYQIQARASRVGFDWPQNQEGIEQIIGKVTEEIDELQEALQLSHTPAETESSRSDSRQRIEGEIGDLFFSLVNLARFLKTNPEDALRRATNRFIDRFHLVEAQATGQGRALTEMTLAEMDALWEEAKRRLEHPSTPTPPPMENRIT, from the coding sequence ATGTCGACACAATTTACTAAAGTCGTTGAGTTGATGGCTACATTGCGCGCGCAGAATGGCTGTCCATGGGACCGGAAACAGACCCATGAGTCACTGAAACCCTACCTGCTCGAAGAGGCCTATGAAGTCCTCGAGACGATCGATCACGGTGACAAGCAGAAACTTCGTGAAGAACTCGGAGACGTGCTCTTGCAGGTCATTTTCCACAGCCAGATCGCCGCTGAAACAGCTTCCTTTACTGTTGAGGACGTGCTCGACACCCTGGCCAAGAAGTTAATTCGCAGGCACCCCCACGTCTTCGGACACAACGGCCAAGCAGACCAGGCATCGAATAGTGAACAGGTCTTGGCACAATGGGAAGACATCAAACGTGCCGAACGTGAAGCCGCCGGCAATACGCAATCGGCACTTGAAGGAGTGCCCAAAACCTTACCGGCGTTGTTGCGCGCCTACCAAATTCAGGCACGCGCGTCTCGCGTCGGCTTCGATTGGCCACAGAACCAGGAAGGGATCGAGCAGATCATCGGAAAAGTGACCGAAGAAATCGATGAACTGCAGGAGGCACTGCAGCTCAGTCACACGCCTGCCGAAACAGAGTCCAGCCGATCCGACAGTCGTCAAAGGATCGAGGGGGAGATCGGGGATCTGTTCTTTTCGTTAGTCAACCTCGCTCGTTTTCTCAAAACCAATCCTGAGGACGCCCTGCGCCGTGCGACAAATCGATTTATTGATCGCTTTCACCTTGTGGAAGCACAGGCTACAGGGCAAGGACGGGCGTTGACAGAGATGACATTGGCTGAGATGGATGCATTATGGGAAGAAGCCAAGCGCCGGTTGGAGCATCCCTCCACGCCCACCCCTCCACCCATGGAGAATCGAATCACATGA
- a CDS encoding hypothetical protein (conserved protein of unknown function), with product MSKNEAPYKEGKRAGAHPLLVVFGTLIGLWLFVALIVPSSRNKQATGTEGPTVSVIEDPEATPVMFKVHTTIPDMNTLGLVVPAQATDSQIVALLKRLKEARLDGTLTEHLPATTPGHKLGDHAIADIFIFSDKQFAEPDTIRTLERGAHAPGSLYPDAVPFEVAMENVRGYYRIDLNDTGSPDTGSLGFADESGVHSKHHRRIF from the coding sequence ATGAGTAAGAACGAAGCACCGTACAAAGAGGGAAAGCGCGCCGGAGCTCATCCGCTACTGGTAGTCTTCGGCACCCTCATCGGGTTGTGGTTATTCGTCGCCTTGATCGTCCCAAGCTCGAGGAACAAACAGGCCACTGGAACCGAAGGTCCCACTGTTTCAGTCATCGAAGACCCGGAAGCAACTCCGGTCATGTTCAAGGTGCACACGACCATCCCAGACATGAATACCCTAGGGCTGGTCGTACCCGCTCAAGCGACAGATAGTCAAATCGTTGCGCTCTTGAAACGCTTGAAGGAAGCACGACTGGATGGAACCCTCACTGAACATCTTCCAGCCACCACACCGGGTCACAAGCTGGGTGACCACGCCATCGCCGATATTTTCATTTTTTCAGACAAGCAATTTGCGGAACCAGATACAATCCGCACACTAGAGCGCGGGGCTCATGCTCCAGGATCACTTTATCCAGACGCAGTTCCCTTCGAGGTAGCGATGGAAAACGTCCGTGGGTACTACCGGATCGATCTCAATGACACCGGCAGCCCGGACACCGGTTCTCTCGGATTTGCGGACGAATCAGGCGTGCACTCCAAACACCACCGAAGAATCTTTTAG
- a CDS encoding hypothetical protein (conserved protein of unknown function), translating into MQSTENSLTILDVSGPFREPREQAFSYDYSIQRSTWATPHAVRVKVSIPDELEPFKRRLLGVVAGSPGQQLLISNILSKTIADLKMRVADKEGSLAERRDVMLPPFVGPQGHLFPKLERLFEADQAAVREEIKRRVGI; encoded by the coding sequence ATGCAATCAACCGAAAATTCTCTTACTATCTTGGATGTCAGTGGCCCATTTCGGGAACCGAGGGAACAAGCCTTTTCCTACGACTACTCGATACAACGGTCGACTTGGGCGACGCCGCATGCCGTGCGCGTGAAGGTTTCTATACCGGATGAGCTGGAGCCATTCAAGAGGCGTCTGTTAGGGGTTGTGGCCGGCTCGCCCGGACAGCAGTTGCTGATTAGTAACATTCTTTCCAAGACTATTGCCGATTTGAAAATGCGGGTTGCCGACAAGGAAGGCTCGTTGGCAGAACGACGTGATGTGATGTTGCCTCCGTTTGTCGGCCCGCAGGGCCATCTGTTCCCCAAGCTGGAACGCTTATTTGAAGCGGACCAGGCGGCTGTCCGTGAGGAAATCAAGCGGAGAGTGGGAATTTAA
- a CDS encoding hypothetical protein (conserved protein of unknown function) translates to MAKKDYPGLVIVPPSDRTILRRRVVRWSLFLIPVMWFASTVMDWPPTSNNDTDCQRTTNETTLQNRPEECGQSSQATTTEKTGEDDFSLTQISQAESLTQSQPSAHLAAPENNPPNPEFNHHENPTTKLSAPAGPPADRTGTSSNDEQSAASVPSTKATSHPIPDTKLAEHGDAFAQYRLGKYYEKLNGRQAPESISWYKKASKGLRRLAEAGNGQAMYVLGVMHAYGRGVAKNTEEARRWLTHAVEQNVKAAQPVLANLEAKQTVNPKPKDRGSAQSAKQ, encoded by the coding sequence ATGGCCAAGAAGGACTATCCCGGACTCGTAATCGTACCTCCCAGCGATCGGACCATCTTACGACGTCGAGTGGTCCGGTGGAGTCTGTTCCTCATCCCCGTCATGTGGTTCGCCTCGACAGTCATGGACTGGCCCCCCACATCCAATAACGACACAGACTGTCAGCGCACGACCAACGAGACTACCCTTCAAAATCGACCAGAGGAATGTGGCCAATCCAGTCAAGCAACCACCACAGAGAAGACGGGTGAGGACGACTTCAGCCTGACCCAAATCTCTCAAGCTGAAAGCCTGACCCAGTCTCAGCCTTCAGCCCACTTAGCTGCCCCGGAGAACAATCCGCCTAACCCTGAGTTCAATCACCATGAGAATCCGACGACGAAACTATCTGCTCCGGCAGGCCCTCCAGCGGATCGCACTGGAACAAGCTCGAACGACGAACAATCAGCGGCAAGTGTGCCGTCCACTAAAGCCACGTCGCATCCGATTCCTGACACCAAATTGGCGGAGCACGGTGATGCATTCGCGCAGTATCGCCTTGGCAAATATTATGAAAAGCTAAATGGACGACAAGCACCAGAGTCCATCAGTTGGTACAAGAAAGCCTCCAAGGGATTGCGCCGCTTAGCCGAGGCTGGAAATGGACAAGCCATGTATGTCCTCGGCGTCATGCACGCCTATGGACGAGGAGTGGCAAAGAATACGGAGGAGGCGCGCCGCTGGCTGACCCACGCAGTCGAACAGAACGTGAAAGCGGCTCAGCCAGTTCTTGCTAATCTTGAAGCAAAACAGACGGTCAATCCTAAACCGAAAGACAGAGGTTCAGCTCAAAGCGCGAAGCAATAA
- a CDS encoding hypothetical protein (conserved protein of unknown function), with protein sequence MLPPTTRIKTKTPSPYKLTAIETVTHDTKTFRFELQAHAALDVQPGDFLYVHATLDGKAVKRAYTPSSLPGTAGSFDLTVKRYETGMVSKYLHDQQTGNTVLMSGPNSGGHWVDGMAKRVGFVAGGTGITPMIAIIRWILTKKLDVELFLTFANKTESDIIFQQEWEDNTRQFPNFHCHHVLEQPPPGWSGGTGRITANILQQHLPAPSSDTCIFLCGPPPMVDSVETTLQDLGYPQQTIILP encoded by the coding sequence ATGTTGCCCCCTACGACACGCATCAAAACCAAAACGCCGAGTCCTTACAAACTGACTGCCATCGAAACGGTCACTCACGATACCAAAACGTTCCGATTTGAACTGCAGGCACATGCAGCACTGGACGTCCAGCCTGGAGACTTTCTGTATGTCCATGCAACACTCGACGGCAAGGCGGTGAAGCGCGCGTATACGCCTTCTTCCCTGCCCGGCACAGCAGGCTCTTTTGATCTCACCGTCAAGCGCTACGAAACTGGTATGGTCTCAAAGTATCTACACGATCAGCAGACTGGAAATACCGTCCTCATGAGTGGCCCGAATTCCGGAGGACATTGGGTCGATGGAATGGCAAAACGTGTAGGATTCGTGGCCGGAGGAACCGGCATCACCCCGATGATTGCCATCATTCGCTGGATTCTTACCAAGAAGCTGGACGTAGAACTATTCCTGACCTTTGCCAATAAGACAGAATCGGACATTATTTTCCAACAAGAATGGGAAGACAATACCCGACAATTTCCGAACTTTCATTGTCACCACGTCTTGGAACAGCCACCGCCAGGATGGTCTGGCGGCACTGGCCGCATCACAGCGAACATATTGCAACAACATCTCCCTGCGCCATCCTCTGACACCTGTATTTTCCTCTGCGGTCCCCCGCCGATGGTTGATTCCGTAGAAACCACTCTCCAGGACCTTGGCTACCCGCAGCAGACCATTATCCTCCCGTAA
- a CDS encoding Protoporphyrinogen oxidase: MTRPRSVVIVGGGISGLATAYALLERASAAGLSLRCTVLDAGSSWGGKIVTHRVGEIVTEAGPDSFLSQKPAGLELCTKLGLADQLINTNETGKKACVFYKGRLHDLPEGLLSFVPRQLKPFLRSGLLTWTGLIRMGLEIAVPPGPSTGDESLAGFLRRRFGAQAYERVLEPLMAGIYAGDAEQMSLRATFPRFFELEQQHSSVVRGMMDAKRTASPASPGQPKRTMFVSLKNGLGDLVTALTHRLTDQGVELQLEKRVEALRVRSHELGRWMYDLILHDGSALSAESVVLATPAYVSADLLRPLTPIAGGLLDLIPYASTATIAMAFPRALMSGIEGFGFIVPRSEQRDLIAATWTSLKWPYRAPAEQLLVRCYAGGVGREDILQLDDAAVTAKVRAELAALSGIKAEPSYTEVNRWWKAMPQYTLGHLDRLVQLDAAISRYPGLVLTGAGYRGVGIPDCIRDGATAADRVIQDLAGQTSHGRRPTIGTDSV; the protein is encoded by the coding sequence GTGACTCGACCACGCTCAGTCGTCATAGTGGGTGGGGGTATTTCAGGCCTGGCTACCGCCTATGCTCTACTGGAACGTGCGTCAGCGGCCGGTCTTTCCCTTCGCTGTACTGTCCTAGACGCCGGGTCATCATGGGGGGGGAAGATCGTCACACATCGGGTTGGCGAAATAGTTACGGAGGCGGGGCCGGATTCCTTCCTTTCTCAAAAACCGGCCGGTCTTGAGCTCTGCACGAAGCTTGGTCTTGCCGATCAACTCATCAATACCAACGAGACAGGCAAGAAGGCGTGTGTCTTCTACAAGGGGCGGCTGCACGATTTGCCAGAGGGACTGCTGTCCTTTGTTCCGAGGCAGTTGAAACCGTTCCTTCGGAGCGGACTCCTCACGTGGACAGGCCTTATTCGTATGGGGTTGGAAATCGCGGTTCCCCCTGGTCCTTCGACAGGCGATGAGTCACTCGCCGGTTTTCTTCGTCGACGATTCGGCGCACAGGCGTATGAGCGGGTCTTGGAACCGCTCATGGCGGGGATTTATGCAGGAGATGCCGAGCAGATGAGCCTGCGGGCCACGTTTCCACGCTTCTTTGAGCTGGAACAACAGCATAGCAGCGTTGTTCGCGGGATGATGGATGCCAAGAGAACAGCTTCGCCGGCATCGCCTGGACAACCGAAGCGGACGATGTTTGTGAGTCTGAAAAATGGGCTCGGTGATCTTGTGACTGCCCTCACACACCGATTGACGGACCAGGGTGTAGAGCTCCAGCTTGAGAAACGCGTTGAAGCCCTCCGTGTGAGATCGCACGAATTAGGACGGTGGATGTACGATCTGATCCTTCACGATGGATCGGCGCTGTCGGCGGAAAGTGTCGTGCTGGCCACGCCGGCCTATGTGTCAGCCGATCTGTTACGCCCGTTGACACCTATTGCCGGAGGGCTGCTGGATTTGATTCCTTATGCGTCGACCGCGACGATTGCGATGGCCTTTCCCAGGGCATTGATGAGCGGGATCGAAGGATTTGGATTTATCGTGCCTCGATCGGAGCAACGAGATTTGATCGCGGCAACCTGGACATCGCTCAAGTGGCCGTATCGTGCACCAGCGGAACAGTTGTTGGTGCGCTGCTATGCCGGTGGAGTGGGGCGTGAGGATATTCTCCAACTCGATGATGCGGCGGTGACGGCAAAAGTCCGAGCCGAACTCGCTGCGTTAAGCGGGATCAAGGCAGAACCGAGTTACACGGAGGTGAATCGGTGGTGGAAGGCGATGCCGCAGTATACGCTTGGCCACCTGGACCGATTAGTGCAACTCGATGCCGCTATCAGCCGGTACCCTGGACTAGTTCTCACAGGGGCTGGCTATCGCGGAGTGGGCATTCCCGACTGTATCCGTGATGGGGCGACTGCGGCTGATCGTGTCATCCAAGATCTTGCAGGTCAAACCAGCCATGGACGGCGCCCAACCATAGGTACGGACTCAGTCTAA
- a CDS encoding Ferrochelatase, protein MPEVTRHTAVLLMAMGGPDCLENVEPFLLDVRGGRPTSPELVEEIRERYRATGGRSPAVGITQEVAKKLEQRLNKSGQIQYRVCVGLRHWHPFIKETYAELLNESPEEIIGVCMAPQQSSLSTGAYRKKVEEARVEFGDRTSMTYVGSWNRHPRLIAGIVDNIRVGLLTFPPDVRASVPILFTAHSLPERIVAMKDPYPDEVNGTVEAVTEFLEGQPTYFAYQSQGRSSEPWLGPTVESVLDTIQQAGHRSVLVAPIGFICDHVEILYDIDIELRQLAVKKGMRLERIAMLNDSPALIETLRDILAAHVSSSCIQS, encoded by the coding sequence ATGCCAGAGGTAACGCGCCATACTGCGGTTCTGCTCATGGCGATGGGTGGGCCCGATTGTCTGGAGAACGTTGAGCCGTTTTTACTCGATGTTCGTGGAGGCAGACCGACGTCCCCAGAGCTCGTAGAGGAAATTCGTGAACGGTATCGTGCCACCGGGGGCAGATCGCCTGCCGTTGGGATTACCCAGGAAGTCGCAAAGAAATTGGAACAGCGACTCAATAAGTCAGGGCAGATCCAATACCGGGTATGCGTCGGGTTGCGTCATTGGCATCCCTTTATCAAAGAAACCTATGCCGAATTGTTGAACGAATCGCCAGAGGAGATCATCGGCGTGTGTATGGCTCCTCAACAGTCCTCGCTGAGCACCGGAGCCTATCGAAAGAAAGTCGAAGAGGCCCGTGTTGAGTTCGGAGACCGTACCAGCATGACCTATGTCGGCAGTTGGAATCGGCACCCCCGACTGATTGCGGGGATTGTCGACAATATTCGAGTGGGGCTACTCACATTTCCTCCCGATGTGCGGGCGTCGGTGCCTATATTGTTTACCGCTCATAGTCTACCGGAACGGATCGTTGCCATGAAGGATCCCTATCCGGACGAAGTGAACGGCACCGTTGAGGCGGTGACAGAATTCTTGGAAGGCCAACCAACGTACTTTGCCTACCAAAGCCAGGGGCGATCGAGCGAGCCGTGGCTTGGGCCGACGGTCGAAAGCGTGTTGGATACCATCCAGCAGGCGGGGCATCGCTCTGTCCTGGTGGCCCCCATTGGGTTTATCTGTGACCATGTTGAAATTCTGTACGATATCGATATCGAATTAAGACAGTTGGCCGTCAAGAAGGGAATGCGTCTCGAGCGCATTGCGATGTTGAACGACTCACCCGCCCTCATCGAGACGTTACGCGACATCTTGGCGGCACACGTATCTTCCTCTTGCATTCAGTCGTGA
- a CDS encoding Uroporphyrinogen decarboxylase translates to MNDRFLKACRREPVDCTPVWFMRQAGRYMSEYRMLRANHSILDMCKTPELAAQVTLQPIDRFPLDAAIIFADILLPLEPMGLNLEFAAGEGPVIHNPVRDRVAVDQLKVIDGDELEYVAEAIRQARRALNGRVPLIGFAGAPFTLASYAIEGGGSRNYLHTKQMMYGDPTAWHKLMDKFARVITGYLRRQIRAGAQAIQLFDSWVGCLSAGDYAEYVMPHVQLIFEGLKREGVPMIHFGTGTTAILHQMREAGGDVIGIDWRVHLDEAWTMVGHDRAVQGNLDPLVLFAPLHEIERRVEDILRRAGGRSGHIFNLGHGILPTTPVDHVAATIDMVHKLSQR, encoded by the coding sequence ATGAACGATCGATTTCTCAAAGCCTGTCGTCGCGAGCCTGTTGACTGTACCCCTGTGTGGTTTATGCGCCAAGCCGGGCGCTACATGTCTGAGTATCGGATGTTGCGCGCGAACCATTCCATCCTCGACATGTGCAAGACACCCGAGCTGGCGGCCCAGGTTACGCTCCAGCCCATTGATCGATTCCCGTTGGATGCTGCCATTATCTTTGCCGATATCTTGCTTCCACTGGAACCGATGGGGCTCAACCTCGAGTTTGCCGCAGGGGAAGGGCCGGTGATCCATAATCCGGTGCGCGACCGGGTAGCGGTGGATCAACTCAAAGTCATAGACGGCGACGAGCTCGAGTATGTGGCCGAAGCCATTCGGCAAGCGCGACGGGCTCTGAATGGACGAGTACCGCTCATTGGATTTGCAGGTGCGCCGTTCACACTTGCGAGTTATGCCATTGAAGGCGGCGGGTCCCGCAACTATTTGCACACGAAGCAGATGATGTATGGAGATCCTACCGCATGGCACAAGCTTATGGATAAGTTTGCGCGTGTGATCACCGGATATCTCCGTCGACAGATAAGGGCCGGAGCTCAAGCGATTCAATTGTTTGATAGTTGGGTCGGGTGTCTTTCGGCGGGTGACTATGCCGAATATGTGATGCCGCATGTCCAACTGATTTTTGAGGGCCTTAAGCGGGAAGGGGTGCCGATGATTCACTTCGGGACCGGCACCACGGCGATCTTGCATCAGATGCGCGAGGCAGGCGGTGATGTCATCGGGATTGATTGGAGGGTTCACCTGGACGAAGCCTGGACGATGGTCGGACATGATCGGGCAGTACAAGGAAATCTCGACCCACTCGTGCTATTTGCACCGCTCCATGAAATTGAACGCCGCGTGGAGGATATCTTGCGGCGAGCCGGGGGGCGCTCTGGTCATATCTTTAATCTCGGTCATGGCATCCTGCCGACCACGCCAGTTGATCACGTGGCTGCGACGATCGATATGGTACACAAGCTGAGCCAACGGTGA